TCATCCACATACATACCGGGAACAAATCGGAGCATGGCACCGAGCAGGAATATGATCAGGCCGGTGTGATTCACATATGCGCCCCAGCGTGAAAACCGGTTTTTTTCTGCAAACAGGTTTCCGTTTTCTTCTTTGACTTTGTACCTTTTATCCTCAAACGCTTTGCGGATCTTGTCCATCTGTAAATCAGGATCAGCGGGAGCAGATTTGCTGAACAGCCTCTGCCGCTCCATGAATCGCGGATGGCGGGTGACCCGCTGGTTTTTGAGTGACCTGTACAGCGGGACGCCCCGGTCAATGCTGGCGATGACAATCGAAATACCGAGAGCGGCAATAAGAATGATATACCACCAGGACCCGTATAAATTGTGGAATCCCAGAAGATAATAAAGCTGGCCGGCTGTTCCATACTCGGATTTATAATGTTCTTCAGGCAGCACATTCGGCGGTATATACATTTCCTGAGGAAAGATAGTGCCCAGTGATGACGCAATAAGAGTCACGATAATGATGCTGACTCCCACTTTCACCGAAGAAAAAAAGTTCCATATCTTATCAATGATTGATCTGTTGTATATCTGGGAACGCCTTGCGCTCCCTTCATAGCGCATGTTCAAAAGGGGCTTCTTCTGCTGGTCATCCGCTCCCTCAGCAAGCGGTTTCCCGCAAGCTTCACATAGCTCAGTGCCATATGGATTCTCATGGCCGCATTCGCATGTGATCTGTTTTTCATTCATATTCAACACCCCATCAGTCTCTCAAAAATCCCCATGCTGTTTAAGGTTCTATTTTTTTCATATAATCCGCGACCATCTGTTCAGTCATGCCTGCTGTTATTTTATCAACGATTTTGCCGTCTTTATCAATTAAGAAAGTTGTCGGAAGCGGATTGACGCCGTAGGCATCCAGCACTTCACCCTTGTCGATCACAATCGGGAACGTCAATCCGTATGTATTGGCGAACCGATTGACTGCGAGCTTCGTCTCTGAAACGTTCACAGCGACAATTTCAACACCGCGATCTTTGTATATTTCGTACTGGCTCTGCATATATGGCATTTCTTCTTTACATGGTTCACACCAGGTGCCCCAGAAATTCAAAAATACCCCTTTGCCTCTTAACTCTTCCATCTCTATTTTATTGCCTTCCATATCTTCGAGGACAAAGTTAGGTGCCTGATCGCCCACACCTACTACATCCTTGCTGTTAAAAAAGTTTGTATAGAGCGTAAATGCAAGAGCTCCAAATAAAATAACCAGAATTGCCACCCGGAAGAGCTGGCGTTTTTTCTTTTTTTGCATACGATTACCCCCTGGCAGTGCCTTCACTAAAACATTCTAACATCCGCATGTTGTTTACCTGTTTATTGATGTGACTATTTTGTGACAGCCAGATGAAGAAGCTGTTTGATTTCATGCGGGGTGAGCGGCCTGAATTCTCCAGGGTTCAATCCCTTTAAGTCCAAAAAGGCGTAACGCTCACGCTTCAGTTTGCTCACTTCATGGCCGACAGCCTCAAACATGCGCCGGACCTGCCTGTTTTTCCCCTCATGAATCACAAGTTCGACGATGCTTGACTGTTTCTTTCTGTCGATCGACTTAATCTTCACTCTCGCTGGTGATGTTTTGCCTTCTTCCAGTTTTACACCTCTTCGAAGAGTGTTTAATGCCTCTTTATCCGGAATGCCCTTTACTTTTGCGATGTACACTTTGTCCACCTGCCCGCGGGGATGCATCATATGGTTGGCAAATTCGCCGT
The sequence above is a segment of the Bacillus marinisedimentorum genome. Coding sequences within it:
- a CDS encoding pseudouridine synthase, with product MERLQKVIAHAGVASRRKAEQLISEGKVKVNGKTVTELGTKVGGNDRIEVEGVQIEREEPVYYLFYKPRGVISAVKDDKNRKVITDFFPEIEQRIYPVGRLDYDTSGLLLVTNDGEFANHMMHPRGQVDKVYIAKVKGIPDKEALNTLRRGVKLEEGKTSPARVKIKSIDRKKQSSIVELVIHEGKNRQVRRMFEAVGHEVSKLKRERYAFLDLKGLNPGEFRPLTPHEIKQLLHLAVTK
- the resA gene encoding thiol-disulfide oxidoreductase ResA, with translation MQKKKKRQLFRVAILVILFGALAFTLYTNFFNSKDVVGVGDQAPNFVLEDMEGNKIEMEELRGKGVFLNFWGTWCEPCKEEMPYMQSQYEIYKDRGVEIVAVNVSETKLAVNRFANTYGLTFPIVIDKGEVLDAYGVNPLPTTFLIDKDGKIVDKITAGMTEQMVADYMKKIEP